A region from the Methylovorus glucosotrophus genome encodes:
- the glnA gene encoding type I glutamate--ammonia ligase, producing MAVADVMKMVKENDIKFVDFRFTDTRGKEQHVTVPISAFDESKFTEGHAFDGSSIAGWKGIQASDMQLMPDPETANIDPFMDEPTLILSCDVVDPTDGKGYDRCPRSLAKRAEAYLKSSGLGDTAYFGPEPEFFIFDSIQWNAGMEGCSVKINSEEGAWASGEKFESGNTGHRPGVKGGYFPVPPVDSFQDLRSAMVIALENMGVPVEVHHHEVATAGQCEIGTKFSTLVQRADWTQLLKYVVLNTAHAYGKTATFMPKPIVGDNGSGMHVHQSVWKDGKNLFAGNGYAGLSEFALYYIGGIIKHARALNAITNPGTNSYKRLVPGFEAPVKLAYSAKNRSASIRIPFVHSDKARRVEARFPDPTANPYLAFSALLMAGLDGVQNKIHPGEPATKDLYHLPPEEDAAIPTVCSSLEQALEYLDKDREFLTRGGVFSDDWIDSYIALKMEEVTRMRMTPHPIEFAMYYSC from the coding sequence ATGGCGGTAGCCGACGTAATGAAAATGGTGAAGGAAAATGACATCAAGTTTGTTGATTTCCGTTTCACCGATACCAGAGGTAAAGAACAGCACGTAACTGTACCCATCTCAGCGTTCGATGAAAGCAAATTTACCGAAGGCCACGCATTCGACGGTTCATCTATCGCCGGCTGGAAAGGTATTCAAGCTTCCGACATGCAACTGATGCCTGATCCTGAGACTGCCAATATCGATCCGTTCATGGACGAACCTACACTGATTCTGAGCTGTGACGTGGTAGATCCTACCGACGGCAAGGGCTACGACCGTTGCCCACGCAGCTTGGCAAAACGCGCTGAGGCTTACCTGAAGTCCAGCGGCCTGGGCGACACCGCCTACTTCGGCCCAGAACCCGAATTCTTCATTTTCGACTCCATCCAGTGGAATGCCGGCATGGAAGGCTGTTCCGTCAAGATCAACTCCGAAGAAGGTGCATGGGCATCTGGCGAGAAGTTCGAAAGCGGCAACACTGGTCACCGTCCTGGCGTAAAGGGCGGCTACTTCCCAGTACCTCCAGTCGATTCCTTCCAGGATCTGCGCTCAGCCATGGTCATCGCCCTTGAAAACATGGGCGTGCCTGTTGAAGTGCACCACCACGAAGTGGCAACGGCTGGTCAATGTGAAATCGGCACCAAGTTCAGCACTCTGGTACAACGTGCCGACTGGACCCAATTGCTGAAGTACGTGGTGCTGAACACCGCTCACGCTTACGGCAAAACCGCCACCTTCATGCCTAAGCCTATCGTTGGCGACAACGGTTCCGGCATGCACGTGCACCAATCCGTATGGAAAGATGGCAAGAACCTGTTCGCAGGCAACGGCTACGCTGGCCTGTCCGAGTTCGCCCTTTACTACATCGGCGGTATCATCAAGCACGCTCGCGCGCTGAATGCGATCACCAATCCAGGCACCAACTCCTACAAGCGTCTGGTTCCAGGCTTTGAAGCTCCAGTTAAGCTGGCCTACTCTGCCAAGAACCGTTCAGCTTCGATCCGTATTCCTTTCGTGCACTCCGACAAGGCTCGCCGCGTTGAAGCTCGCTTCCCTGATCCTACTGCCAACCCATACCTGGCATTCAGCGCCCTGCTGATGGCTGGTCTGGACGGCGTACAGAACAAGATTCACCCAGGTGAGCCAGCAACCAAGGATCTCTACCATCTGCCTCCTGAGGAAGATGCAGCGATCCCAACCGTTTGCTCCTCGCTGGAACAAGCACTGGAATATCTGGACAAGGATCGCGAGTTCCTCACCCGTGGTGGTGTGTTCTCCGATGACTGGATCGACAGCTACATCGCATTGAAGATGGAAGAAGTCACCAGAATGCGCATGACACCGCATCCTATCGAGTTCGCCATGTACTACAGCTGCTAA
- a CDS encoding DUF4124 domain-containing protein, whose amino-acid sequence MKFLLLCCGLLAGLTVQAADIYKCVDESGQPTFTDAKTRTLYKNCQLFLKGDNALPVPSGKKERARTPTPSDFPKVDRSTQTRRDDTRRQILQDELATEKKALEEARQAYNEGSANPEVYRTADGKTWRNVTKFEEKMRRLKADVDTHENNVKLLQKELNGMK is encoded by the coding sequence ATGAAATTTCTATTGCTGTGTTGCGGCTTGCTAGCTGGATTGACGGTGCAAGCGGCCGATATCTATAAATGCGTTGATGAGTCGGGCCAACCGACATTCACGGACGCCAAAACGCGGACCCTCTACAAGAATTGCCAGCTTTTCCTGAAAGGCGACAATGCCTTGCCCGTGCCCTCAGGCAAAAAAGAGCGGGCAAGAACGCCTACGCCTTCGGACTTTCCCAAGGTAGACAGGAGCACGCAAACCCGCCGGGATGATACCCGCCGGCAGATTTTGCAGGATGAACTCGCCACTGAGAAAAAAGCGCTGGAAGAAGCAAGGCAAGCTTATAACGAAGGCAGCGCGAACCCAGAGGTGTATCGCACTGCCGATGGCAAGACCTGGAGAAACGTCACAAAATTTGAAGAAAAAATGCGCCGGCTGAAAGCCGATGTCGACACGCACGAAAACAATGTAAAGCTGCTGCAAAAAGAGCTCAATGGCATGAAATAA
- the glnL gene encoding nitrogen regulation protein NR(II), translating into MVHIIPPTFAGLEHLATAVILLDDSRKVIYANPGAEILFALSAKQITGLDIFQVFPECEILHSAVENAISNRSPFREHEFLITTMRQSSVAVTCTVTPVDVNPACLVLEFQQMDQQLRIAREERMLIQQQANAELLRNLAHEIRNPLGGLRGAAQLLEHELPQVNLREYTQVIIKEADRLQSLMDRLLVPHRVPKYEPTNIHEVLERVRSLLLAESPKAIMVKRDYDTSLPELIGDREKLIQAVLNIARNAAQAMQGTGQITLRTRAERQVTLAKKRYRVAIRLQIIDNGPGIPPDIRDRIFYPLVSGREGGSGLGLTLAQTFITQHHGMIECESEPGKTCFTILLPIETTAMKGFIAKQ; encoded by the coding sequence ATGGTACATATTATTCCTCCCACATTCGCTGGTCTCGAACATCTCGCCACTGCCGTCATCCTGCTGGATGATTCCCGCAAGGTCATATATGCCAATCCGGGGGCTGAAATCCTGTTTGCATTAAGCGCCAAACAGATTACCGGGCTGGATATTTTTCAGGTATTTCCAGAATGCGAAATCCTGCATTCAGCGGTGGAAAATGCGATCAGCAATCGCAGTCCATTTCGCGAACATGAGTTTCTCATCACCACCATGCGCCAAAGTTCTGTCGCTGTCACTTGCACGGTGACCCCGGTGGATGTGAATCCGGCCTGCCTGGTACTTGAGTTCCAGCAGATGGATCAACAATTGCGCATTGCGCGCGAGGAACGCATGCTCATCCAGCAGCAAGCGAACGCTGAGCTGCTACGCAATCTTGCCCACGAGATCCGTAATCCGCTGGGCGGACTGCGCGGGGCGGCACAATTGCTGGAGCATGAACTGCCACAGGTCAATTTGCGCGAATACACCCAAGTCATCATCAAAGAAGCGGATCGCCTGCAGTCGCTGATGGATCGCTTGTTGGTGCCGCACCGGGTTCCCAAATACGAGCCAACCAACATCCATGAAGTGCTCGAGCGCGTGCGCAGCCTGTTGCTGGCGGAGTCACCCAAAGCCATTATGGTAAAGCGCGACTACGATACCAGCCTGCCCGAGCTGATTGGCGATCGTGAGAAACTGATACAAGCCGTACTTAATATCGCCCGCAACGCTGCACAGGCCATGCAGGGGACGGGGCAGATCACACTACGCACCCGCGCCGAACGGCAGGTAACGTTAGCCAAGAAACGCTACCGGGTGGCGATACGCCTGCAGATTATCGACAACGGCCCTGGGATTCCTCCTGATATCCGCGACCGCATTTTTTACCCACTGGTCTCCGGCCGCGAAGGTGGCTCCGGCCTCGGGCTGACGCTGGCACAGACATTCATCACCCAGCATCACGGCATGATTGAATGCGAGAGCGAACCAGGCAAAACCTGTTTCACCATTCTGCTACCCATCGAAACGACCGCCATGAAAGGCTTTATTGCCAAGCAGTAA
- the ntrC gene encoding nitrogen regulation protein NR(I) has product MKPIWIIDDDKSIRWVFEKALARTDMDFKTFASVPEALNALTREEPQVIVSDIRMPNGSGLDFLDEVKKRLPEIPVIIMTAYSDLESAVAAFQGGAFEYLAKPFDVDQAIEIIRRAVEESMRQATEAVTPEATPEIIGQAPAMQEVFRAIGRLSRSHATVLINGESGTGKELVASALHRHSPRADKPFIAINTAAIPKDLLESELFGHERGAFTGAQAARRGRFEQADGGTLFLDEIGDMPSDLQTRLLRVLCDGQFYRVGGHQPVKVNVRIIAATHQDLEERVKLGLFREDLFHRLNVIRLRLPPLRERREDVPLLVKHFLQQSAQELGVEAKQPSASALRYLATMSWSGNVRQLENVCHWLTVMAPGQNIDVADLPPELKEDSSKPTTATSWQEALAAEVMDALNRGEQEILETRTKEFEKILISRALSHTGGRRIEAATQLGMGRNTLTRKIQELGIEE; this is encoded by the coding sequence ATGAAACCTATCTGGATTATTGACGACGACAAATCGATACGCTGGGTCTTTGAAAAAGCGCTGGCGCGCACCGACATGGATTTCAAGACCTTTGCCTCCGTGCCCGAGGCACTCAATGCGCTTACCCGGGAAGAACCACAAGTGATTGTCAGCGACATTCGCATGCCCAACGGTTCTGGCCTCGACTTCCTTGATGAGGTGAAAAAACGCCTGCCTGAGATTCCTGTCATCATCATGACGGCATACTCCGATCTCGAAAGTGCCGTTGCGGCATTTCAGGGTGGCGCTTTTGAATATCTGGCCAAGCCTTTTGATGTAGATCAGGCGATTGAGATCATCCGGCGCGCCGTTGAAGAAAGCATGCGTCAGGCCACGGAAGCCGTTACACCAGAAGCGACACCCGAAATCATTGGCCAGGCCCCGGCCATGCAGGAGGTATTTCGCGCGATTGGCCGCTTGAGCCGTTCGCATGCCACCGTACTCATTAATGGCGAATCAGGCACCGGCAAAGAGCTGGTTGCCAGCGCACTGCATCGGCATAGTCCACGCGCAGATAAACCGTTTATCGCGATCAACACGGCAGCCATCCCCAAGGATCTGCTGGAGTCCGAGCTGTTCGGCCATGAACGCGGCGCTTTCACCGGCGCGCAGGCAGCACGACGCGGCCGCTTTGAACAAGCCGATGGCGGCACCCTGTTTCTGGATGAAATTGGCGACATGCCTTCTGATCTGCAAACGCGCTTGCTGCGCGTGTTGTGCGATGGCCAGTTTTATCGCGTCGGCGGGCATCAACCCGTCAAGGTCAATGTGCGCATCATTGCCGCCACGCACCAGGATCTGGAGGAGCGCGTGAAGCTAGGCCTGTTCCGTGAAGACTTGTTCCACCGGCTGAATGTGATACGCCTACGTCTGCCGCCTTTGCGCGAGCGTCGTGAGGATGTGCCTCTGCTGGTCAAGCACTTCCTGCAACAAAGCGCGCAAGAGCTCGGCGTAGAAGCCAAACAACCGTCTGCAAGTGCGCTACGTTACCTTGCCACCATGAGCTGGAGTGGCAATGTGCGGCAGCTTGAGAATGTGTGTCATTGGCTAACCGTGATGGCACCGGGCCAAAATATCGATGTCGCCGATTTGCCTCCAGAACTGAAGGAAGACAGCAGCAAGCCAACCACCGCCACCTCCTGGCAAGAAGCGCTGGCAGCGGAAGTAATGGATGCGCTCAATCGCGGGGAGCAGGAGATTCTGGAAACACGCACCAAGGAATTCGAGAAAATCCTGATCAGCCGTGCGCTGAGCCATACCGGAGGCCGTCGCATCGAAGCAGCGACACAACTCGGCATGGGCCGCAACACCCTGACCCGCAAGATTCAGGAGTTAGGAATAGAGGAATAA